A segment of the Sphingobacteriaceae bacterium genome:
ATTTTAAATTCGGTATTTATAGAGCAAAAATTTATGAATCAGATGATAAGAGTACTAATATATTATTTAGATTCAATCACAGATACAATAAATATACACATACAAGCTTGAAACACGCTAGAGAACTAAAATTAAAAATAGAACTCATAGAAGATAATGAGAATAACTTTTTGTTTTATGATAAAGATTGTTTAGTTCGTGGTGATAAAATATTTAGAGATTATATGACATTCTTTTATGATCTTAAGAATAAAGCCGATACAAAAGAACATGAACAGTTTATAAAAAATACATTCTTAAATTTATTGTGGGGTGAATTATGCAAGAAATCAAAAAAAATTCTCGATACTTGCGAAGATAAAATAGTAATACCAGATGATCGAATGATTTTAAAGCATTCTTGTGATAAAGACAGAAAGAAATTTCATATTGTTCATGCACCGATAACGGGTTCATTTCTTTCTAATTATGCAAGACTCGGCCCATTTTTATTATCATTTGGTCGTTATGAATTAATGAAAAAAGTTATTGAACACAAAAAATATATTAAGAAGATTCAAACTGATTCAATTTGTATAGATCGCTTGGTTAATTTACCAACTGGTGAAAACTTGGGAGACTGGAAATATATTCCGCTTGGTATATGTCATATTAATCATGTTAATTCTATTAAAAAGGACTTATTAATATAAGAGCATGAAAGACCATGGTTTTTTTTTCATTTATATTTTGAGAGCATTACGCACTGTGTAATGTTCTCCAAGCCAAATTTTTTTCCTTAAGCCATATTTATTTAAAAAAGCACTTAAAGAAATATTGCTATATAATATTATAATAAAAACTATGTACGATTTCGAAGACGAATTTGACGTAATAAAAAACACCAAGAAAATAATCCATATCGTTAATGCAACTGGATATAATAAAAAAACTCTTCAGGATAGACTCAATGACCCATTATATAGAAGTCCCAATGAAGAAATTAAGTTTTTCACGTACTTAATGCAAAGAACTGCATTTTGTATTGATAAACAAATTGCGAAATACTTAAGAGCAATGAAACAAGATGATCTATTAAAGAACGCTCATGATAGTGTTTTGTTATATTCATTACTAATAGAAGTAGACCCAAGAGCATTTTATGCAAAAAATGATGTCTATGAGTTAATTAAAAGGTCTGTCGAGTTTTGGAAACGCGAAAAAGAAAGCCGAATGTTAGGAGGCCCACCTGTATATAATGATATTGAAATGTTTAAAATAGCTCTTATGAGTAATCTTATGGATATTTACAAGGTGGAAGAGAACCCTTCAAAGAGAGCTGTTAGAGATATGTTGGATGATACTAAATATTAAATATTCGTTTTGGTTTTCTTTGTCTTGGTTCTTCTATAATATTATTTAAATCTCGGCCTTCTTTGGCTCTTCGTTTCTCTTGTTCGGTGGTTGACCTGTTTGTAATTCTATCGCATTTTGTCTTGTAAATATTGCTTTACCAATGATCTTATTTTTTGCTTCTACTAATGCTTGTTGTCTATGTCTGGCTGGTTTTGCTACTCTTATTGTTATTCCGTGATTATCGAACCATTTCGCAAACTCGCCTTTAAATTCACTTCCTGAATCCACTTGAATTTGATATATTGGACGTTTTAATATATCTCTATCATAAATTTTTTGTATTGCTTTTAATACTGAAATATCACGTTTATCTTTTAATTTTTCTAAATCAGTTTTGCCTGTTGCTTGATCGGTAACCACTAGAGCATATCTATAGCCATTATCCATTGGTAAAAATAATAAATCGGCCTGATGTATTGCATTTTCTTTATTATTAAAAA
Coding sequences within it:
- a CDS encoding transposase family protein, which codes for MRYIITMPPKTNFYESFGITGTKKAEKEEQILYNLMKKPQKQTRQEMNHFFNNKENAIHQADLLFLPMDNGYRYALVVTDQATGKTDLEKLKDKRDISVLKAIQKIYDRDILKRPIYQIQVDSGSEFKGEFAKWFDNHGITIRVAKPARHRQQALVEAKNKIIGKAIFTRQNAIELQTGQPPNKRNEEPKKAEI